In the Deltaproteobacteria bacterium genome, ACTGCTCGAAAGTGCGGGATCGGCAGGGAGTTCCTTCGGCTCCGAGCCGCTCTACCGCCTCATGCCGCTCTCCTCGGAACTGCTCCGCGGGGTTTTAAGCGGCGAATCATCGGGACTGCCCGGCGGGAGCGAGGGAGAGGAGGAAGGAGCGGAAGAGGAGGGCCAAACGGGGGACGAGGGAGAAGAAGAGGAGGAAAAAGCGACGGGGGAGGAGGATATTGAATCGGGTGTCAGCATGGTCTCCAAAGAAGAGGCGGAAAAGTTTTTGAGCTTTGAGGGGGATTTTGAAAGCGAGATCACCGAGGAACAGTCGAAATACGACCTGAACAAAATCGCCTCCCTCGTTTCCACCGCCCCCGCCTACGATCAGCGCAAACAGCTCCTTTATTCGCTTTTGTTGAGTCCCTCCTTCGCGAATGCTTTTGAAGATCAGGAACAGGACGCCGCAACGCTCGTTCACGCCATTGCCGATTGGGTCGATTCGAACGGCCTCGTCAACGAATTCGAAAATATCCAGAGGGGGGACGAAGAAGGCCTCTACAGTGATGCCGGCTATAAGGTAAAAAACGGCAAACTGCTGAACCTCTCCGAATTACGATTGGTTGCCGGCATGACCGACGATATCTATCAGTTGCTTGCGCCGTTTGTGACGGTCTACAGCGCCGATGACAAGTTGAATGTCTGTATCGGCGAACAGGAGGACTTGATCAAGGCGCTGGTTCATCATTACACCAACCATGCCGGTTGTGCCCAGCCGGTGGGCTACGAGGACGAAGAAAAAATGACGGAGCTTGCCACGGCGGTATCCTCGGCCTGCCCCGACCCCGACTCCATGGCGTCCGCCCTCAATTCTACCCTCGGGCTGGTTGATCTGGAGGAGAGCAGTGCGGACTCGTCCGACACGTCCGACTCCTCTTCCAGCTCCTCCACTTCGACCGCCGGCTCCAAAATCGCCGGTTGTGCCTTTCAGTTCAAGGATCTTCTGACCAAGGACAACAAGATTTTCAGAATCAGGGCCACAGGGACGGTGGGGGAGACTTCAGTTTCCATTTCGACCGTGCTCAACACCGGTTCTTCCAACCCCACCCAGTGGAAGTACCTCTACTTTCGGGTGGAGTAGGTCAGTTTATCTCTCCCATTGCCTCATCGTTGACAAAATCACGCCGGAGCAAAGCAAACCGCCGCTTGACCTTTTCCGGCGTCAGGCAGAACGCCGGATCGTTTTTGCTCGCGGCAAGGGTGACTGCCTCCTCTTCCAGGATATCCAGGCACGAACGGCCGTTGCCCTGCGGCTTCAAAAGGGCGGCAATAATTTCCTTCCGGCTCGAAGCGGCGCCGATAAATTCCTTCATTTGCGTTTCATTGTCGCCGGATGAGAGGACGTAATAGAACCCCTGCAAGACCGTTTCCATCTCTTCGGGATTAAGCCGACCCAAGCGGTAAACCGCGTCCATGCGGTAACGGTTGACGATCTGGAAAAGATTCGGCAATGAAAATATCTGGGCAAGCAATAAAGAGTGGGGAGTTTCCTGAAACCAGGTTTCGTAGGCCTCGCGAATTTCATGAAGTTCTGCGCGAATCTTTTCATCCGTAAAACCGGCGCGATTGGCCCAGTAGACGGCATCGTGAAGCATCGGCAGAGCATCATCCAGTCCGGCCGGGCCTTTTTTTTGAGCCGATTCCAGGACCACCGAAAACAATTGCTCCGCATCGTCGACGCAAATGGCCCGTCCCGTTTTTTTAACAACCGGCCTGGTTGTCGAAGTCGGGTAAAAAGTTTTTGACCCGGCAATGGGAGAACCATGCATGAGGTGAACCATCTCGTCTGTCGCTTTCTCGTAAATATCGACAAACTGTTCGCGCTTTGTCTGCTCCCCCTCGTCAACGCATGCCGCTTCAAGACTCGCCGGTTCTTCAAAAAGCGCCAATGCCTCGGCAAAGGGGTCAAGATAACGCGTGGAGGGAATCCGAGTTTGATTGTCTTGCATCATTCTTAAGACTTTCCGACCAACCCCCATCGGTTCTACAATTGGCAATACCAGTCTTCCTGATCGGGATTAGAGACGGCGGGGCAGTTGTCCGCGGAATCATCCACGCCATCCTGATCGGAATCCGACAAGAGCGGGCTGGTTTCCCCCAAATAACTCTCCCAAACGCCGTTTAAGTTTGCGTCCTCCTGACCATCCAACAAACCGTCGCCGTCGGTGTCATTGTTCAGCGGGTCTGTATCCACCCCTTCGTCATAAACCCCATCGCCATGAATCTCATACCAATCCGAAAGACCGTCTTCGTCAGAGTCGGCCAGCCAAGCGGACGTTTCCCCCAAGTCTTCGTCCCATACGCCATTACGATTGTGATCCTCCGCCGGATCGGGGAGGCCGTCATCGTCGCTATCGGCGTCATCCGCCAGCGATCCCGACGTTCCACCGGCCTCATCGTCATCCACGATTCCGTCGAGATCGGCGTCGTCGCCCACGGGGATATTCATCGAAAATTCCGAGGTGTTGTTTTCGCCGTCAAAGACAAGGGCGGTGACGATATCGCCGGCAGAAAAGACATCGATTTCCGGATCTGTTTCGAAGGCATAACCCGAAAGAGAAAAATCGGCCACGAAGTCATCCCCGCCGCCGTAGCCGACTTCGTTTTTCCAATCCTCGTCAGAGACGCGGTAGAGCTCCAAATGCGTCCCGCTTAAAGCCACCCCCCATCCCCAGTAACGGGCGGTTCCACTGGGGTCGGGCACCAGCGGGAACAACTGGAGATGGTCGAGGAAGTTCATCATCTCGTCAGGCCCCGTATCGGAATCGAGCAGATCGTTCAGACTGATGCCATCATCATTGAGATCGATTCCCAAACCTTCCTCGCCATTATTCGAGATGGTGTTGTGGGTGATATGGACGGCGTTTGTTTCCTTTCCCACAACAAAGATTCCCCCTTCTTCGTTTTCCTGAATAACATTCCGGTCATCGTCAAACGAATCGCCGCCGATCAGGACATCGCTTGCCTCCACCCAGATTCCCTGACGATCGTTGGGGCCGATGGTATTTCCGCGAATGGTGTTGCCGCTTCCGTCTATTTCGGGATAATCTTCGACAAAGACGTCCGATACGACAATCCCGTAACGGTTGGGTTCCTCATCTCCCGCTTCGGTTGCGCCAAAACGGTTTTCCTTTACCGTGTTGTCCCGGCCGAACAGGCAGACACCGGCCCCTTTGGAATTGTTGACAAAACTTAAATTCCGGATGACATGCCCATCCGAATAGACATGCAGAATGCACGAGTCGCCCGGTGTGGATCCCCCTGCCCCGAGGTTCCCAGCATCCAGGATAATGTCAATATCGGCTGGACCCTTCACGGTTACGGTTCCCCGGCAGTCTTCCGGAATAACCAGGGGAGCGTCCAGAAGAATGCGGGCCGAAGAATAACCGAAGTCGGCAAAATGAATCGTATCATTGCCGGCATCGTCACAGGCGACCTGAAGTATTTTGCGCAACGTTCCTTCCGCCGATTCGTCATCCGAAAAAACACTTACGGTTCTTTCGGCGCAAAGAACATCAAGCGGGAACAGAAGGGGGACCAGAATCCCGCCCAGAAAAATAGCCGCGTATTTTGTTTGCTTTAGGTTCATATTTTACTCAACCGTTCCTTTCACTTCGATGGCTTGTGTTCCACACTGGAACGACTTGATTTCCAAAGTGCCGTCAAAATTCCCCGCCTCGGTATGGCGGAACAACACGGGAACGGTTATTTCCGTATCCTCCGGCAGGACAAAACTCCTTAAGCCCGGAACAATCTGGCTGTTGGAAGAGGATATTGTAAAACCCAAGGGATAATCGCTTCCGCCAAAGAGCCCTATCATCTTCGAACCGAGGAGAGATGACTTGTTGGAGATCGTCAGTTCTTTGGTCAGCACCTCCTGATCGGCGACGCTCACGGTTCCAAAATCGAGGCTGTCGGGGGAAATATCGCACTTCGGTATCTCCACTCCCCGACCGGTCAGTTCAATCTCGGCGATTTCTTCGGGATTGTTTGAACTCTCAATGACAACCTTGGCGTGGAAACTCCCGTTTCTCTTGGGAATGAACGACACGGGAATCCGGACCACATTTTCCGGCGGAATGTGCGTAAGCGACGAGGGGAACGAGCCGACCTTGAAGACCTCTTTGGAACCAAAGAAATAAGGAAAGACATTTTGCACCGTCACCGAATCGATCAGGGCCACGTCGTCGCCGACATTTTCAATCTCGATATACTGATGCTGGTTGGGGTATTGGCCAAAGGCGTTTCCTTTGCCGAAGTTGATGGAGGCGGTGTTGACCTGAAACTGTGGGTGGAGGGCCTCATTGGGATCGCCCCCTTCGGCGATTTCGGTCCCGTCATCCACGCCGTCACCGTCGGAATCGGAATTATTCGGATCAGTTCCATAGCCGTACTCTTCGGTTTCCGTCAGGCCGTCGCCGTCAACGTCCGTCGAGGAACCGGAAACTGTCAGCGTGATGCCGCACTCCTCGGCCCAATCGGTATAATCGGAACCAAAAAGGGCGCGGACGCGGACACAATATTGCGTTCCCGCCTTGAGGGCGAGGATGCCGTTGCGATATGGAATATTCAGCTTTAAGCCCGTGTCATACGGCATCAGTTCGGTGGCATAGACCTCCCAGGGGGGATAGAAGGGGTTTCCGGTGTCTTCCTTGATATTGACTTCGTAATAGGTCAGGTTCGGATCGCTGATCCCTTCGGTTTCGACGACCAACCCGT is a window encoding:
- a CDS encoding right-handed parallel beta-helix repeat-containing protein — encoded protein: MNLKQTKYAAIFLGGILVPLLFPLDVLCAERTVSVFSDDESAEGTLRKILQVACDDAGNDTIHFADFGYSSARILLDAPLVIPEDCRGTVTVKGPADIDIILDAGNLGAGGSTPGDSCILHVYSDGHVIRNLSFVNNSKGAGVCLFGRDNTVKENRFGATEAGDEEPNRYGIVVSDVFVEDYPEIDGSGNTIRGNTIGPNDRQGIWVEASDVLIGGDSFDDDRNVIQENEEGGIFVVGKETNAVHITHNTISNNGEEGLGIDLNDDGISLNDLLDSDTGPDEMMNFLDHLQLFPLVPDPSGTARYWGWGVALSGTHLELYRVSDEDWKNEVGYGGGDDFVADFSLSGYAFETDPEIDVFSAGDIVTALVFDGENNTSEFSMNIPVGDDADLDGIVDDDEAGGTSGSLADDADSDDDGLPDPAEDHNRNGVWDEDLGETSAWLADSDEDGLSDWYEIHGDGVYDEGVDTDPLNNDTDGDGLLDGQEDANLNGVWESYLGETSPLLSDSDQDGVDDSADNCPAVSNPDQEDWYCQL
- a CDS encoding general secretion pathway protein GspK; the encoded protein is MRLIFNKSKVEGRRSKNEKGIALLIVLSTLMVLTASVVEFAYNSRINYRLAIHAKERLEAYYLAKSALNFSRLLLKYNKDAEKLLESAGSAGSSFGSEPLYRLMPLSSELLRGVLSGESSGLPGGSEGEEEGAEEEGQTGDEGEEEEEKATGEEDIESGVSMVSKEEAEKFLSFEGDFESEITEEQSKYDLNKIASLVSTAPAYDQRKQLLYSLLLSPSFANAFEDQEQDAATLVHAIADWVDSNGLVNEFENIQRGDEEGLYSDAGYKVKNGKLLNLSELRLVAGMTDDIYQLLAPFVTVYSADDKLNVCIGEQEDLIKALVHHYTNHAGCAQPVGYEDEEKMTELATAVSSACPDPDSMASALNSTLGLVDLEESSADSSDTSDSSSSSSTSTAGSKIAGCAFQFKDLLTKDNKIFRIRATGTVGETSVSISTVLNTGSSNPTQWKYLYFRVE
- a CDS encoding choice-of-anchor D domain-containing protein, whose product is MPSVVFSYSDVKISGVSSADFEGPAHHGLVVETEGISDPNLTYYEVNIKEDTGNPFYPPWEVYATELMPYDTGLKLNIPYRNGILALKAGTQYCVRVRALFGSDYTDWAEECGITLTVSGSSTDVDGDGLTETEEYGYGTDPNNSDSDGDGVDDGTEIAEGGDPNEALHPQFQVNTASINFGKGNAFGQYPNQHQYIEIENVGDDVALIDSVTVQNVFPYFFGSKEVFKVGSFPSSLTHIPPENVVRIPVSFIPKRNGSFHAKVVIESSNNPEEIAEIELTGRGVEIPKCDISPDSLDFGTVSVADQEVLTKELTISNKSSLLGSKMIGLFGGSDYPLGFTISSSNSQIVPGLRSFVLPEDTEITVPVLFRHTEAGNFDGTLEIKSFQCGTQAIEVKGTVE